A single genomic interval of Dysidea avara chromosome 6, odDysAvar1.4, whole genome shotgun sequence harbors:
- the LOC136257462 gene encoding uncharacterized protein, which translates to MEFNPEEALLRLRIPVARVKDSGVELGRGSYGKVRGVEFDGKVCASKEVHQWMLELPSPEDLMRVKNDFLRECHIWSMLRHPNVVQFLGIYYPSGDESGPPVMLMERMQESLRSLVEKHDNIPLLVKVSILHDASLGLRYLHCQDTPIVHRDLSPNNILVSPYLEAKITDLGVAKTMKMGNSKTMTATPGTAVFMPPEALGDRSVYGPSLDVFSFGGVMLHIATHQWPNPTSWSQIDPDTRKPIHLTEVQRRQQYIDVMTGGNAELKPLIISCLADDPDSRPTAADASEKIKELKELYTTHDMMDSLSWLAEIRRTSQPKQPQEQLVLNGTDVPDLINQSAKITWEEGAPAPILSGKFVAQAVSLNGTVYVGSGGCKEDPHFRIDAFHPDTNMWGDTIKTPVTAFALTALMDKLVVVGGETKNKKASNKVLILENHKLRNHSEMLEKRCDATAASYQWTMIIVGGACGSTILKSTEMYDSNTCQWYKCDDIPQPVYSLQSVVVDDVLYVMGGIKEDHHLSRLVYSSHLDNLSSHQLQWKSVSDIPRGGTVAVGLFNKYVLVLGGKSRQDTIHVLKVEKGASGANTSWHLMGTLPSVHYWATAVGMDNKIVIVGGRGDDATMTTAVTIGTVQ; encoded by the exons ATGGAATTTAACCCTGAAGAAGCACTACTTCGCCTTCGGATTCCTGTTGCTCGAGTGAAAGATTCTGGAGTGGAACTAGGCCGTGGGTCTTATGGGAAAGTGCGCGGAGTTGAATTTGATGGGAAAGTGTGCGCCAGTAAAGAGGTACATCAATGGATGCTGGAACTTCCCAGTCCCGAAGACCTAATGAGAGTTAAAAATGATTTTCTACGTGAATGTCACATCTGGAGTATGCTACGGCACCCAAATGTTGTGCAATTCTTGGGAATTTACTATCCTTCTGGTGACGAATCCGGACCTCCGGTTATGCTAATGGAAAGAATGCAGGAAAGCCTAAGATCACTTGTAGAAAAACATGATAATATTCCCTTATTAGTAAAGGTCTCGATTTTGCACGATGCTTCTCTTGGGCTGAGATATCTTCATTGTCAAGATACTCCTATTGTACACCGAGACTTGTCCCCTAATAACATACTGGTATCACCTTATCTTGAGGCAAAAATCACAGATCTTGGTGTAGCCAAAACAATGAAGATGGGAAATAGCAAAACAATGACTGCAACTCCAGGAACTGCTGTGTTTATGCCGCCAGAGGCATTAGGAGACAGGTCAGTGTATGGTCCATCACTAGACGTTTTCTCTTTTGGAGGAGTGATGCTTCATATCGCTACCCACCAGTGGCCTAATCCAACATCATGGTCACAAATTGATCCAGACACAAGGAAGCCGATCCATCTCACTGAGGTACAGCGACGTCAGCAGTACATAGATGTGATGACTGGTGGAAATGCTGAGTTGAAGCCACTGATCATTTCATGCTTGGCAGATGATCCAGATTCACGTCCCACTGCTGCAGATGCCTCTGAGAAGATCAAGGAATTGAAAGAGTTGTATACTACTCATGACATGATGGACTCTTTATCATGGCTAGCTGAAATCAGACGAACATCACAGCCGAAGCAACCTCAG GAGCAACTGGTCTTGAATGGAACCGATGTACCTGATTTAATTAACCAATCTGCAAAGATCACATGGGAGGAAGGAGCCCCTGCTCCAATCTTGAGTGGAAAGTTTGTAGCACAAGCGGTATCATTAAATGGAACGGTTTATGTAGGAAGTGGTGGTTGCAAAGAAGACCCGCACTTCAGAATAGACGCTTTCCATCCTGACACTAACATGTGGGGTGACACCATCAAAACTCCTGTCACTGCATTCGCCCTCACTGCACTAATGGACAAATTGGTTGTTGTTGGTGGAGAGACTAAGAACAAAAAGGCCTCAAATAAAGTGCTCATTCTAGAGAACCACAAATTGAGGAACCACTCGGAAATGCTTGAAAAAAGGTGTgatgctactgctgctagctacCAATGGACGATGATCATAGTAGGTGGTGCTTGCGGTAGTACAATACTCAAGAGCACAGAGATGTACGACAGTAATACCTGCCAATGGTACAAGTGTGATGACATCCCTCAGCCTGTGTACTCCCTACAGTCGGTTGTAGTGGATGACGTGTTGTATGTAATGGGTGGAATAAAGGAAGACCACCACCTATCAAGATTGGTTTATTCCTCACATTTAGATAACCTGTCCAGTCACCAACTACAGTGGAAGAGTGTTTCAGATATTCCACGAGGGGGAACAGTTGCTGTTGGCTTGTTTAACAAATATGTGTTAGTACTTGGAGGAAAGTCGCGACAAGATACAATACATGTGCTTAAAGTTGAGAAGGGAGCTTCAGGTGCAAACACCTCTTGGCATTTGATGGGTACCTTGCCAAGTGTACACTACTGGGCCACTGCTGTTGGTATGGACAATAAGATTGTCATCGTAGGGGGACGAGGTGATGATGCTACCATGACAACTGCAGTGACCATTGGAACAGTTCAGTGA